The Brassica oleracea var. oleracea cultivar TO1000 unplaced genomic scaffold, BOL UnpScaffold01358, whole genome shotgun sequence genome includes a window with the following:
- the LOC106321258 gene encoding uncharacterized protein LOC106321258, which produces MATAPAPAGERSKDMVFLHVQLEDGKTARVYLWDKIAAAFRSRWNDSKTKPSVILLTTLNSKTLGGVVTLSSTASTRLFFDSDIIETEKLLSRFEADGKIPPTVNRSSAAVTKVETVTLKEIHKFLENESPQVASFICTATIMDVMEEYG; this is translated from the exons ATGGCTACTGCCCCAGCACCTGCTGGTGAAAGATCAAAGGATATGGTCTTCTTGCATGTCCAACTTGAAGA CGGCAAGACAGCTCGTGTTTATCTATGGGACAAAATTGCTGCTGCTTTCCGAAGTAGATGGAATGATAGCAAGACAAAACCGTCAGTAATCTTGCTCACCACTCTCAATTCAAAAACACTTGGAG GTGTTGTTACCCTAAGCTCCACAGCCTCCACACGCCTCTTCTTTGACTCGGACATCATTGAGacagaaaaattattatcaag GTTTGAAGCTGATGGAAAAATCCCACCAACTGTCAACAGGTCCTCTGCTGCAGTTACTAAAGTGGAGACAGTGACATTGAAAGAAATTCACAAATTCTTAGAAAATGAGTCACCACAG GTCGCTAGCTTCATTTGCACTGCAACAATAATGGATGTCATGGAAGAATATGGTTGA